The DNA sequence ATTTCCCCCTCTTATGTACTGAGGCCAGTGTGTTAAAAAAACATCCAGAATATGAGGGGTGGAGACAATTTCAATACTATGCAAGTTAAATTTCATCCCTACAAAACACAAAAGCATCTTTGAGCAGGAACAGGTTCTTCTTTCTCTCCCGCTGATTTTTTTCAACGATACTCTTGCATattaggtatttttttttaagagtatcaCATTCCTGGCATTTGTTCTTTGCTAAGTTCCATCACTGCAACAAAGATTTCCAGAAGTGATTAGTGAACAGGTACCTTCAATTTTTAATGCCCAATTTTAGAGCAGCTTGATTTTTAGAGAGACACAGCACACCCATCCTCAACAAAAACAGTCAGGCCCTTTTAGGGGCAACTTAAGCCCTATAAAACAGAGGTATCCCAAAAAGACTTGACATTGGGGTTTTGGGTTAGTGGtttgggtgtggttttttttttttttcttttcttttcttcaagttGCTATTATGGGTCTGAATAAGAGAGCTATGAAGATGACCCCTTGCGTCAGTGAATCTGCGTCATCATAGTTAAAAGTGTAGACCGACTGTAATATACACAACATTAAGACATCAGCATCACACGTACAGTATTCACAACAGGTTAGAAAGAATACAGACGACTATGGCTCACCTGCTTCTCAAGGACCTTAACCACCAAGAGAATTTAACCACACAGACAGACAAACCACAGAACGAAGTGCTCTTACACAAGAACGTTATGACTTCAGGATAACGGAGAGGGATAGCTACATAtcagcatgggaaaaaaaaccacGGAGGAGACAAAGTTCAGACTGCAATGGAAACAAATTCAGTTAAGCAAAAGAAATAATACTGGCGATTGTCACTAGTTCAGCTAGGACTTGGCAAATGAAATACTCCGAGTATACACTTGCAGGGCAGTCCTGCTTCTGCCACGCGAATAAGCATCCGACAGTGtttaaaaacagtataaaaaacGATGTCAGGATTTTCAGAAACGCTGCCTGCTCCATCCCCCGTAACTGCACAGCGGGCTCCCTCGCGCGAGGTATTTCGGCATCGCTGCAAAGGACAGCGAGGTTTCTGCGCTGCTCTTCCACGACCGCAGTCTAATTCGGGCTGCGCTCATGAAGCTCACGCAGCCGTGCGAGGTGCAAGTGGTCTGCTCTGCCCCGGCGCTCCGCAGACCCCAGCGTCCACGCTGCGCCGCGCGGGACCGAGACGGGCCGGCAGAGCGGGAAGAGGCTCAATTCAGTACCCGCTGGAGTGAGCGGAGATATATATATTAGGCACAGACCTCCTTATTCAGCCACTGCACATctcaggggggttttttgttgttgttttttaaactgaCATGTGCACACAGAGTCTTCCAGAAAGAAATTTCATTCGTGTGGCCAGGTCAGACTACCAACCTCAAATTAATTTTAGAATATTTCCTCAGTTATCCCTTCTTATGTAGGTTTTGTAAAAATAATCGCCCAGCAAAAAAAATGCTTGCCTTACCCTCATCAATGGTAACCTGCACGTCTGTGCATTACCAGCAGGACCTGTACGGGACAGGCATCTCTTATCAAACCATCCATTTGAAAGAAGGTTTCTATCCATCCCATATCGTTTCCAGCAAAAACGATTTTCCTGGATGCGTTGCATGTGTGTATTTGACTGCACTCATTAAATATAGAAGGTCAGCTTCACATCACATCTGGGCTTTTACACACATCCTTTTTCATTCTTCAGAGAAAACTGCAGTATCTTAAGAGTGAAACTCAAGCTCACAACTTCTGGCAATGTGCAACAGTCAGCAGTGGATCTCTCCAAAAGGATGCCATTAGTACCGCTGTAGCGTTCAGCTGTCTCTCCTCCAAAACACAGAGGTGATCAAAAGAAAGAGCAAACCCAGAAGAAACAGATGTGTTCTACCATCTTCAagaagaagtttctcctctcaCCTTCCATCCTTATTGCCCAGTTCCTGTAGCTTTGTTCACaccattttttgggggggatgttttgttttgccttttttctttttttaaaataatcgcACGCCTTGCAAATTCTGCTCCTTAATGATAATTTCTGCTCGTTACCAACTCTCCTGTTAACACGTAGGCTAGTGTACTCTCACAGTCAGAGGTTACAGAAATAGCAAATAAAgctctttttccttaaaagacaCAAACACTGTCTAGTCTGTGACTACATCAGGAACAACTCTATAGAGTTCTTTTGCCTTTCAAAAACTTGCCTTCCAAATCCAAGCGCTTTGTTTTGCTCACGCTTTTCTTAGAACATCCGAGGATAAGATGGGTTCTGCTTAATTATCCATTCAGCATGGGGATTGATATGGTACAAGTCTAAGAGATAAGTGTCTGGGTCCAGGCAGTGTTCACCTATCAAAAcaagaaattcaggaaaaaagtatttcttatatCCTCAGTCCTACAGTTAAGTTTTTCCTAAAACTGGTATTTGTTCGCAGCCATTTCAATATTACAATCATTCGAAAGTTTTTCTGCAAGTCTGAAAAAATTATATGttaaaagaaatgtgtttttcttaaaattataCTAAGCCCAAACTTTGACCTTTGTAAAATTAAAAAGGCACTTTAATATGTAATAACTTTAACCCAGGAACTTTAGCACTTGAAGACAGTTATGACATATGCTAGTGTTCAAATCCAGTAGAAGAGAGTGAACCGTTTCCAGTCAGATAGACATTTTCTTCTATTGATACTATGAGGAATACCAAGAGGCAGCCAAATCACTCCAGTCACTGACAGTTTACAGCCATAGCAGGGCATAagaatttgtttccattttcagACCCCCCCTATTCCACTGCCACAATCATATAACTTAAGCCTCCTCCCCATTTGATGGCATTACCTTATTTCACCAGAGGAAATCAGTGACTAATTAAGATCATCAACTAGTTTGACAAGCTGGTTTAAGAAACTTCCACCCAATGTATTACTGGTTCTTTTGTTTCTAGATAAAGGAAGGCAGAATTCACATCTGGAGTCGGCAGCTGTTTGCACAGATTCAGTGCTCTAGCTGACCACACTTATTTAAAGCCCAGATAGGAAGCACCATGCTTAAACACCTCGTGGAATAGGATGATATTGCCCTTTATCTAGATGACGGTAGTTCATGGTTTTAAGTTTCACATTAAATTCCAAACAGGGGCCTTTAACACCGAGGGGAGAGGGAGTATCTCATGGTACATCTAAGGGAATGGGAGGTTTGTTTCTCAGATGGAAAAAAGCACTGCATGTCTCCGTTCTCAAGAAACTTGGACTCTGAAGTTTCCACCCTTCTGACAGGCTTCTTCCAAAAATACATAACACTAGTGGATCGTATTCAGAAGTCCAGGCTTCAACTTCCCACATATTTGCCCTATAAAAGCTTTGCAGTGATGACAAAAACACGTGAACTACATAAACAGCACACAGGAGCTTTGGCAGATGCTCTTCACTGTGGGTGAGGTTAACccaagctttttgatttttcttctaacTTTTGGAATTGCCTCCAAATCTGAACCTCCTTATAATTCCCTAACATAAATTAGGGATAAGTACTGGATATCAAAGTCTTTATATCTGTTATCACCCACCAGTCTTACCGATATTGCCTCCCACTTCATACAGGAGCAGGTTTGCAGACTCCATAGAGTTGttactgcagaaagaaaacacattaaatTTGACAGAGCTCAGAGAGGGAGGTCCAGCAGTTTTGTGACTTGCTTCCAAAGAAGCTGCTCATGGTTTGGAGGCCAGCAGTGGTCAAGGAAGCTACAGACTACAGTACAGCAACCTTGCTGATCCTCCTGCACAGGGAAACTGTTGAAAACGTCAccaaaattgggggggggggggggaagcaaggcAGTTACTCCTCACTAGTAGCAAGGCACACACTATATGCAGACACTAACTTCTCAGCAGGAAGACAAACGGCACAAACACCAAAGTTCATCAACAGCTTTCCTCTAGGACTGACACCTGCTCAGGTGAAGCTCACCTGCAGGAAGAGCTCAGCAGCTGTAGCAGCCTGTTAGTGGGATGCTAGCTCCCAGCTGACCCACATTCAGCCAACTTCAAATCCTCCCTCCATGTCTGACACCTCCTGCATTCAGGAGATGCACTAACACCCCATCTACTGAATATGTACCTGGGAGcatggggggagggagagagagacttTTGTTTCAGTTTGAGTTTTTTCCAGCAAACACTGGGCAGAGGAAGGAAGCACAGAGCTTATTTGGGAATCCCCTACCTCTGAATATGCATGTTGGAAACACTGCTCCAGGCATGTAGTTTGCACAGGTAGTGATGTTTTCCCTTGGTGGGGCAGGGGAAAGGAGGACTTTGTTTTGCAGAGCCAACAATGTTATTTCACTTTCCCTTCCCTCCAGCAAGGCTTTGCACATACTGCTGGAGTTCACTTGTCTTCCAGCAAACCACAGACTAGCAAATTCCTGACAGCCTGGGCACGACGGAGTCGCTCAGCTGAGCTAACACCTCCTTGGTCCACCCAACACACTATTTCCAAAGTTTagaacagagaggcagagaactgcctcctccctgctccctgtgCCACCACCTCAGCTCCGCCACGAGACAGAAACACACAGTAACTACGCTGCTTgctggtattttcttttttttaatagcagagaGAACCTCTTACCATTTGAGGAAGCTGACAGTGTTAACAATGTTCCAGCCATTCTGGCACAGGTTCTTCTGGAACTGCCTCAAGACGTCAGCAACTCTGGTCGCGTTGTTCAAATGCACCTCCAGCGAGTCTTTCAGGAGGAGAGAAGCATGGACCTTCACGATCTTGGAAGGCTGAGCCAGAAAGGCAAAGAGGCAAAAAGGACAAAGTGCTTAAATTTAGACAGACTGTGGGATCAACTAAAACATCAAGTTTCAAATTAGATTGGGGAACATAAAGAATCAAACTGCTGCTCAGAGACTTTATGTTTGTTTCTTACTCCACACATGGTACAGGATGGAAAGGTTATAAAAGCATCAAGGTGAACGTTATAAACAAGTCAACCGTGCCTCGGCGTTGTGGTTGGGGAGAAAAGCACTGATCTTTATCAGAGCGTGTGTTGGTGCTCCCTGCTGTTCAAATGCGGCACTGGCATTAGGAGTAACACAAGCTTTGACGAAACTAGGATCTCTCGGAATAAATTTCAAACTGTTTTGCACAAGTCTGACAGACTTTTCTGGAATTcatttaaagaagagaaaaaggaatttaCACTGTTGAGTTGTATTAGACAAGCTACTGAAGATCTTAGAACCAGAGCTCGTTTCAAAACAGAAGTACTGGAATATTACAGAACAGAGTCCAAGTGCTATTTTGTCAAAACTATTTTCATCAACCCTACTTTCAGAGTTTTTGTGGAGAAATTGAACTAATTCACTCCAATCTGAAACAAGTTAATTTTGCAAACCCAAATCCTCTACAAAAAACAGCACTCAGCAGGACCGAGACTGTTAGAACGGGGCTAACTGCTGCACAAGGACTGAGGCATCTATTTCACTGAGTAAGCAGCAACTGCCCTCTCCAAAATGACAGCACCTTCTCAAGTGTAACATGCAGCCTTAACAAGGCAAGGTTTAGGCAGACATCATCTCAGTAGCCCAACTGGTACAGGAAGGTGGGGAACATACTGGCTTGTGAGAACTCACACGCTCCTTCAGGTCTGCAGATTTAGTTCTCAGTGTGTTATTTCTACCTGCAGATTTCCTCTTGCTCGTGTCCTTGGACAGAATGACCCCAAGGATCTTTTCCCAGCTTTGACTCTCAAACAGGTCTGATACGAGCATCTGTTAAACATCTCAGCACCAACATGAAAAAGGCGGAATAGCACTGTTTCATTTATCAGGGCAGTTACTTCACTCATATTGAATGAGGAGAACCTTGTTCTCAAACCCTCCCACACAGATCAGCAGCATTatggagcaaaaagaaaaatgagatgcaAAATACCATTTTACACTACTGTAATAGTCTAAAATTTCTCCTCGGAGTTCATGAAAGCAAGCCTGCCTTTAGCACGGCAGACACAACTGTCTGAACACACAGGACATCTACAGTCGTGTGAAATCCACTCTTAGCACAAGGTGATGACCAGCATTTCTGCTTCTGGTCACTTCCCCCTTCTCCTGCAAGCATGCAGCACCTTAACTCCATATTCTGTAGTATGAAATTTATTTAGTGTATTGGGTGTTGGGATCTTTTTTGCCACAAACAAGCAAGAGGAGTTTGGGAAGCTTATTCTCATGGTTCTGTAGATtttctgcctcttgctttgtaaAGAGTAACACAGCTTGGACTTTCAAGTTCTCATGAAGGGACTTACTATGAGAAAGCGTTTGACCCTGTTATGAGAGGCCCCAATTTTTCAAGTCTAAACTCACCTCTGCCTGGTTCTTTTCCACCTTGTCTTTATCAGCATGGATCTTCCGCAACAGATTTTTTATTCGCTTGTCACAGAACTGGTACCTTTTGCTATTGCTCTCATTCAGTTTTCTGACTTGAGCTACCAAAAAGGAGGAGACCTGGacagggggaagggagaagataGGAATTAAAAAAAGTTGGGCAGAGATGAGGATTCCGTTTAAGAATCCAAATGTCATTTTGCGAAGCTCTGCAAATAGACAAAATATCTACGTACCCTGAAAACAGCTAAAGCAGCCAGAGGTTTTGTCTATAGACACTTGATTCCTCTGACATTCCAAAACTATCCCTTCCACCTTTCCAGTTCTAGCCGAACCAAGACGCCACTACCACTCTACAAAACACCTGTGCAACTCACTGTCCAGAGCAGATCCTGGTAATGGATCATCATCCGCACAACATCAGCTGCCCCCTCTGCCAGCTGTTTCTCCTTCCCTTCGGGGATCTTGTTCGGCAGTCCCTTGTGCATGAAGAGGTTCGGGGCCATGACTGTGGAAACGTTCCAGAGGTTCATCTTGTTGTTCTTCTCCCTGGCAACCACTTTGCTGAGAAATTCAAGTAGAGCCTAAAGCGGGGGAAGAGATTGGACTTTAAGATATTCATTACCAAAAATATCCAGAAAAAGTATCATGGCATTTCCTGGAGAGACCACCTGATCAGCATCATTTCTAGATATCTGGGAGCAAATCCTGTGCTCCAGTCAGGAAGCGCCGTGGCCAAGTTCTAACGCCACAAGGACAGACAGTGCTTACAGCTTACACTCACTGCACGGACTTGAGATTTGCCTACTCCCCCTATAATGGGTTTCCATTCTCAAGTCAGTGAAAAAACCCAAATAACATGATTTACATTAATTATACCTCCCTTTATAAAAGCCGCTAGAGTTCCTTGAATAAAAACATGGAAGGATATTGTGTTTTTCCAGTTAAATCAGGAAGAGGTACAATTACCTTTAAAGTGTTTCTGTTGGGCTCTGGCAGAATCAGGATAAGGAGGTTTAGGGCTTGCAATTTTTGCTTCAGGTCTGGAATATCTAGAGAGAAAGAGATAACACGACAGAGGGTTCAGACTTCTGACGCTGCTCTTTGAGAATGGGAATCACATTCCCAAGTCATGTATATCGGGAGCAGGGGGAAAGGCAATAGTTTATCATAGGGTTTGTCATCTAAGATTTGAGACCTTGGTTTACAGAAGTAAACAAGCTCATAGAGGTCTTATGATGCCAGTTACACATGTTTCAGAAGACTGGATGATTTGTTTTAGTGCACACAGTCTACCAGCAAGTTTGGTGCCCCTGAAGGGCATCTGAGAGATTCCCATCCCACATTTCTTGGGCAAAGAGAGTTGTGGGCTCAAGTAATTAGCTTAACACATTCAAGCCATCTGCTGAGACACAAACCTCAAAATAAGATGCCTGCAGAACACTGTATTACCTGGGACAGGCTGAGACCACACACCCTGGCAACATGCCACAGCTCAGCATGCATGTGGTTATTTATCAAATTGTCCTCATTCATGGTGGCAACCTTGcaacctcaaatgacaaaacataATTCCAGACTCCAGGACAGTGTTCCTGCACAAAGTTTTTGTATATAACCTACTACTGGAGACTAAGACTCAGACTGGCGCACTACAGCATTTATTACACTCAGGACAGTGAGTCTGACCTGCTGAACTTCGTATCTTGCTCTGTATTCCCATCAGATCACAACACACCTGACAGGAGAACCCAAAACCAGCAGAGCTTTGTAAGAAAAGCATAAACCAGGCAACCGATACTAAGCAGCCAAAACAGGGACTCACTTTGTACAGCAGCAAAAGCAGGAAGATACTCTGCTGTCAGCAGCGGGGCAGGCAGCTCTCTTATGAATCTTTTCAGTAGCCCAGATATGTCATTCTGATGGACTTCATCCCAACGGAAAAGGCCAGTATAGAAGTCACTTTCTAGTTTCTGCTCCAGattctgtacaaaaaaaaaaaaaaaaaagaatttattatGTGTTTTAATGAGCAAATACAATGGAAATTCTATAGCTGAACACTAGAGGGCAAACCATCAAGTGAAAAGACTGCAGTGTCTCTCACAGACACTCCGATTTCCCAGCAATGGACATTTCTAATTGTACTGGGAAGGGAGACGAGATAATTCAGCTTAAACCCTATCAGGGTATTGGTTCAGCAACATGCTCACTGATATCTCTGATACTTTATAACACGACCAGAGAGCTCATACCTTGATTCTGGTCTGGGACCCAGAAACTCTCAAAATGCCCTCAGTTTCAAGTCCTCTCTTTTCCAGACATGACAGCAACtattaagaggggaaaaagaaagcttttaggTTACCCAGAATGAGAAGCCAGCCCTTCCCTATCACAGCCTTCAAAGCCTTCCTGACTTTGAGGATCAGAAGCGCAAATAAAATCTTTGGGGAACTTACTGCCTGGAGTAACAGAGGGACCTTGGTGTTGGGGAGCAGTTTTTGGTCATTTTCCAACAGAGTGTTGAGTGGAACTCCAAAGAGTCTTTTCTCTGCAACAGAAATAACATATGCTCTAAGTCTATATCACCATTCATGCAGGTGTCAGGGATATTTCCACTGCTACAGCCTAAGACTGCACTTTTTGTAAGTGTAGAAActagagaaagagaggaagagatgcTACCACAACAGTTAGTAGGACAAGCACACTTGACAGTCGGACATAAAAGTGACACTAGGTCTTCATGTCATGATGCAGTAACTTCTAGAGTAAGTTCTGGGTAAGGAAAAACACCTGTCACAAGGTTTCTTACAGACCTTCTCTGTTCTTACATTTTAAATTCAGACCTATGAGAAggctgcaatttaaaaaaaaaaaagcatgaaaattacAATGATGCACAACTAACCTGTTGTCTTCAATTTTACTGCCTTGTTTCTCTTCAGCTCAAAGCCTAGAACATCACAGAGAGCCGTTAGTTCAATAAGGGCCAATGTGGGAATCTTCTTCATGTCCTGAGCAGATAGATCTCCAATCTTGGTCACTCCTAGTCTGCCCTTGGGGATCTTAAATTTCTAAAGGGAAGCACACAAAAGGTTTTTGTGCAAGTAGCACTACTGATCCTCTTAGTTTGCAAGCTAATTCGCATCCTTACCACTCCTTGCCACTGCCCAGGCATCTATTCATCCTCCTGTTTCAGCACTAGACAAATGCCCCAAACTACTACTTCTACCCAATCCACAGCTGAAGAAAGGTACCCTGCTTCCAGCATTACTTTTGTAGTCATATCAAGATCCCAGTTTGTCTAAGTTAAAGACAGTCAGATATCCACCTTAATCTATTTGAACTTTGGAAGAAGTCCAGTACATTTGTGGAGAAGAAAACTGTCAACATCACAAGTAAGAAAGTCCAGTTATTCTTCCCTTTTCAGTGGAAATGGCCCAGACATTACAGAATTAGAATCACCACAGTTTCCTACAGAAATACTTCCTCTCTTCAACCCTCAGGTATCCTTGCTCACCACTGCTTTGCCTGTCCAAAAATATCTGCCTCGTATACACCTGTTGCGACACTATCCAGAGAGGATCTCAGGTTTCCAAGATCTGATTACGTAACCGAATCAAACTTCCACTTCTCCTCCAGACAAGAGAGGAGCTAGTAAGCTTGAACAGGAAAAACTCCTTCTGAGCTTACGGTTAGGGCATTTCCATCCTTTATCCTCCTAAATTCAGACAGGAACGATCCTTTGAGCAGAACAGCTGCCTGCTCCGAGTAGGCAACGTCCATGTTGAACACTTCCTCTTTCCCGGGGTTTCGAACCGTGCAGGAATAATCCTGGGTTTCTgctacagaggggaaaaaaaaaaagcctctaagTTCAGAAAGCCAAAGGAATGAAGCGTAGAAAACGAGTGAGCTGAAAGAACAGTTGTGACACCAATCTGGGGACCACCATTTTAAAAAAGACCATATCAGCGCTTGAGAGGGTTGTTCTCAGAGCACAGTCCTGCGACTGAT is a window from the Apteryx mantelli isolate bAptMan1 chromosome 18, bAptMan1.hap1, whole genome shotgun sequence genome containing:
- the ARHGAP40 gene encoding rho GTPase-activating protein 40 isoform X2, giving the protein MSQIPPKSPLASPLSERVNSRVDSLDHLSMDSFWLEVENIKQSSEAEQEECSLADVKTQEEGDAEAEWLQDAGLSDLLGDRASENDNIVLLSTLTKTQAAAVQRRLDTYSRSRRRKNKHPVRDVRDIFGVVGSGETVAEKEDSRPDQLWHNLQTANVQKPETQDYSCTVRNPGKEEVFNMDVAYSEQAAVLLKGSFLSEFRRIKDGNALTKFKIPKGRLGVTKIGDLSAQDMKKIPTLALIELTALCDVLGFELKRNKAVKLKTTEKRLFGVPLNTLLENDQKLLPNTKVPLLLQALLSCLEKRGLETEGILRVSGSQTRIKNLEQKLESDFYTGLFRWDEVHQNDISGLLKRFIRELPAPLLTAEYLPAFAAVQNIPDLKQKLQALNLLILILPEPNRNTLKALLEFLSKVVAREKNNKMNLWNVSTVMAPNLFMHKGLPNKIPEGKEKQLAEGAADVVRMMIHYQDLLWTVSSFLVAQVRKLNESNSKRYQFCDKRIKNLLRKIHADKDKVEKNQAEPSKIVKVHASLLLKDSLEVHLNNATRVADVLRQFQKNLCQNGWNIVNTVSFLKCNNSMESANLLLYEVGGNIGEHCLDPDTYLLDLYHINPHAEWIIKQNPSYPRMF
- the ARHGAP40 gene encoding rho GTPase-activating protein 40 isoform X1, translated to MERPGKAGFARPRIPRPRLVLQPVQPPGCFPVGSARSTRNCPCKMSQIPPKSPLASPLSERVNSRVDSLDHLSMDSFWLEVENIKQSSEAEQEECSLADVKTQEEGDAEAEWLQDAGLSDLLGDRASENDNIVLLSTLTKTQAAAVQRRLDTYSRSRRRKNKHPVRDVRDIFGVVGSGETVAEKEDSRPDQLWHNLQTANVQKPETQDYSCTVRNPGKEEVFNMDVAYSEQAAVLLKGSFLSEFRRIKDGNALTKFKIPKGRLGVTKIGDLSAQDMKKIPTLALIELTALCDVLGFELKRNKAVKLKTTEKRLFGVPLNTLLENDQKLLPNTKVPLLLQALLSCLEKRGLETEGILRVSGSQTRIKNLEQKLESDFYTGLFRWDEVHQNDISGLLKRFIRELPAPLLTAEYLPAFAAVQNIPDLKQKLQALNLLILILPEPNRNTLKALLEFLSKVVAREKNNKMNLWNVSTVMAPNLFMHKGLPNKIPEGKEKQLAEGAADVVRMMIHYQDLLWTVSSFLVAQVRKLNESNSKRYQFCDKRIKNLLRKIHADKDKVEKNQAEPSKIVKVHASLLLKDSLEVHLNNATRVADVLRQFQKNLCQNGWNIVNTVSFLKCNNSMESANLLLYEVGGNIGEHCLDPDTYLLDLYHINPHAEWIIKQNPSYPRMF